The Mangrovivirga cuniculi genomic sequence AAGGCTAATATAAAAGAAGAGACCGTTCCCGACATGGGAGAAAATGAAAAATTTGGAAATTGATAAAAACAGCCCGGTTAGCGCCGGGTTATTTTTTTTATATTTTTTATTAATATCCTACCATTTAATAACTCTCAATCTTATATTTAAATCCTATTAATTTATCAACTATAAGGGAAGTGTATAAGCCAGGATATAATGCCGGTAATATTATTCACTTCTTTTTTTTTAAACCAGACTGAGAAAATGAGAATCATTACCACTATTGTGTTCCTACTGTCATTTAGTAACACTTTATTCTGTCAGAAGCAGTTTAACATTCCTGACATTCCTAGGATTCATAACTTTATTGAGAGACTTCCAAGATTGATCAAAACCCATAATTTAGAAGAAATAAGAGCTTCAGAAGATTCCTTAAATATCCGAATATGGCAATCGAATTCTGTCATGACTGTCAGCGTTGATGAAGAGACAGTTTCTGAATATCAGGTTTTCACTACTGGAAGTGATCCGGAAATAAAAGACACCACTTTTAGCACAGCAACTTCAAAGAGAATTTTAAAATCTATTTTGCAAAATAAAGTAATGACAGTCAAAGATGATCCATCCAGTGGTATTGATGGGGCGATGGTCTACATAGAAATTTCAACCCCTGAAAGCTATAAAATTGTTAGTATGTGGTCTCCATGCGACGAGAAAGATCAAAACAAGAAAAGAGTAGTCAAAATACTAAGGGATATCAATGAAGAAATTGATACCAAAAAGATCATCGATGACTTTCAAGTTTCCCTCGATCCTGGAGGTTACAGTTGGGGAATGACCTCCTTCTCAATCGATAGATTTTTAGATGATGAACAGGAAAAGACAGATTTTTACAAGAGAGCTGAAGCAAAAATCAAAAATGAGTTAAATATCAATGAACAAACTGATCCCAGACATTTTCCACTAGTGGTTATTAATGGTATACCTCGTACAGGTATTGCAGACTTAAACAAGTATACTGACAGTGAAGTTGAAAGTATTAAAGTACTTTCTGGTTCTGATGGAAAAGGTACCGAATTATATGGTAGACGGGGAGAAAATGGAGTAGTCCTTATAAAAACCATTAATTAATACAGAGATTTAAAAACAACACCTGAAATAAAAGGCCCTGAAAATTGCTTTAACAGTCAATTTTCAGGGCCTTTCTCAATTAAAAACACCATTACAAAAAAACTCATAAACCAGCTGAATTTCAGCAATATAAAAAATCATTTTCGCTAATGATCCTTATCATTAACAAATCATATTTTGATATGTATATTCATATCATGATATGGGTCATTTACATAATATTGGTAATTATAGTATTGCTGGCCGTTATGGTAGGTTGGGTTTTATTAACTACACTGATTATTAATGTAAACACCAGGCAAGATGAATATTCTCTTCACCTGACTGGACTATTTAAAGCAAAACTGGAAATAAAAGAACTCAACCCGATAATTCATCTGAATACTTTAGTTGGCAATTTTAACGTAAAGCCTCTTGAAGTAAAGAAAACACAAAAAATTCAGGAACCGGAGAAAAAGAAAGAAATCAAACACTCTGGAAAACGAAAAGGTAAATCACCTCGTGCGATAAAAAGATTCGCAATACATGCGCTCAATACTTTTAGAATTAAACACTTAAAGGTAAATATTGACACCGACGATTATGTCATGAATGCTCAGTTGTTCCCTTTATTTTATTTAATAAGCAGTCCTCGGAGGCAAACAGAAATAAATTTTACGGGAAGAAACGAATTAGAATTAATTATCCAGAATCGCTTGATCAGATTGGTCAGGCCAGCCTGGAAATTTATCAGAAGCAAATAATCATTAACTAAAGTCTATACAGCCATGGAAGTAAATTTCGATCAGTTATTGAACAAGATTACCGAGTTCATCAAGGATGAAGCAAATACAGAAACTATTATTGGTAAACCATTCGAATTGGGCAAGTTCACTTGTGTACCCGTTGTCAGAATCGGTATGGGATTCGGCAGTGGTGGAGGATTCGGAGATTCAAACAGAGCCGGAAAAGGAGAAGGCGGTGGTGCCGGGGTCGGTATGGGTATTGAGCCAATCGGATTCCTGGTTACCCGTGATAATGAAATATCATTTCTATCTGCAAATAAAGGTAGTAAAGGAATGTCTGCCGCTTTTGAAAAGATTCCGGATATGGTAAGTAAAATTCTTGACAAAAAAGAAAATGCGAAACACTGAATAAAAAGCTTAATACATTTTTCAATCCTTTAAAATCGCTTTTTTAAGATTTAAAATCCCCCCGACCTCCTCATGTACCCCATGA encodes the following:
- a CDS encoding GerW family sporulation protein gives rise to the protein MEVNFDQLLNKITEFIKDEANTETIIGKPFELGKFTCVPVVRIGMGFGSGGGFGDSNRAGKGEGGGAGVGMGIEPIGFLVTRDNEISFLSANKGSKGMSAAFEKIPDMVSKILDKKENAKH